In Malus sylvestris chromosome 15, drMalSylv7.2, whole genome shotgun sequence, a single genomic region encodes these proteins:
- the LOC126605928 gene encoding probable serine protease EDA2 isoform X2 yields MTRLPMKTSFSFSFSFSFFFTMMLWAPLSYGFVNPRTLLQLESSSGSGGGKHLTKEELWFDQTLDHFSPYDRRKFPQRYYEFLDYFRPSDGPIFLKICGESACGGISNDYLSVLAKKFGAAIVSPEHRYYGKSSPFKSYTTQNLKYLSSKQALFDLAAFREFYQNWLNVKLNRTKGDNPWFVFGVSYSGALSAWFRVKFPHLTCGSLASSAVVEAIYDFTEFDRQIGESAGPQCKAALQETTRIVEQSLTTNGKAIRALFGASQLDIDGDFMYLLADAAVIAFQYGNPDKLCSPLVQAKTNGEDLVEAYAKYVKDFYLGTLGIDVDTYNQKHLKNTAVSEGSSDQLWWFQVCTEVAYFQVAPANDSIRSSKVDTRYHEDLCKNVFGDGIYPDVFATNLYYGGTKIAGSKIVFTNGSQDPWRHASKQTSSPDMPSYVISCHNCGHGTDLRGCPQWPLTLEGNSQNCSNPDAVNKVRQQIVEHIDLWLSECQETDV; encoded by the exons ATGACGCGACTTCCGATGAAGACGTCGTTTTCGTTTtcgttctcattctccttcttcttcacgATGATGCTCTGGGCGCCGCTCTCTTATGGCTTTGTGAATCCCCGAACACTTCTTCAGCTGGAGAGCTCGTCGGGAAGCGGCGGCGGCAAGCACTTGACGAaggaggagctttggttcgaTCAGACACTCGACCACTTCTCGCCGTACGACCGCCGCAAATTCCCGCAGCGATACTACGAATTTCTCGACTACTTTAGACCTTCCGACGGACCCATTTTCCTCAAAATTTGCGGAGAATCCGCGTGTGGCGGCATCTCCAACGATTATCTGAGT gtgttggctaagaagttTGGGGCAGCTATCGTTTCTCCCGAGCATCGATACTATGGAAAGAGCTCTCCTTTCAAATCTTATACGACACAGAATTTGAAATACTTGTCATCCAAGCAAGCGCTTTTCGATTTGGCGGCTTTTCGTGAGTTTTATCAG aattggttaaatgtgaagcTGAATAGAACCAAGGGTGACAATCCATGGTTCGTGTTTGGTGTTTCTTACTCGGGAGCTCTTAGTGCGTGGTTTCGTGTTAAGTTTCCGCATTTGACATGTGGAAGTCTTGCAAGTTCTGCAGTTGTGGAAGCGATTTATGATTTCACTGAATTTGACCGGCAG ATTGGTGAGTCTGCAGGTCCACAATGTAAAGCTGCACTTCAAGAAACTACTCGTATCGTTGAACAAAGTCTTACAACTAATGGAAAAGCAATAAGGGCGTTGTTTGGTGCAAGCCAG CTTGATATTGATGGTGACTTCATGTATCTTCTGGCTGATGCTGCTGTTATAGCG TTTCAGTATGGAAATCCCGATAAATTATGTTCACCTCTTGTTCAAGCAAAGACGAATGGAGAGGATTTGGTG GAAGCGTATGCCAAATACGTTAAAGATTTTTACCTTGGTACTCTTGGCATTGACGTTGATACATATAACCAGAAACACTTGAAGAACACTGCTGTTAGTGAGGGCAGTTCTGATCAGTTGTGGTGGTTCCAAGTTTGTACTGAAGTTGCATATTTTCAGGTGGCGCCTGCAAATGATAGCATCAGGTCTTCAAAAGTCGACACAAG ATACCATGAAGACCTTTGCAAAAATGTTTTTGGAGACGGCATCTATCCTGATGTTTTTGCAACAAACTTATACTATGGAGGCACAAAAATTGCAG GTTCAAAAATAGTTTTTACAAATGGCTCACAGGATCCCTGGCGTCATGCATCCAAACAAACTTCATCTCCAGATA TGCCTTCGTACGTCATCTCTTGCCATAACTGTGGCCATGGAACTGATTTGAGAGGATGCCCTCAGTGGCCTTTAACCCTTGAAG GCAATTCCCAGAACTGCAGCAACCCTGATGCAGTCAACAAAGTAAGGCAACAAATTGTTGAACACATTGACTTGTGGCTGTCGGAATGCCAAGAAACTG ATGTTTGA
- the LOC126605928 gene encoding probable serine protease EDA2 isoform X1 has protein sequence MTRLPMKTSFSFSFSFSFFFTMMLWAPLSYGFVNPRTLLQLESSSGSGGGKHLTKEELWFDQTLDHFSPYDRRKFPQRYYEFLDYFRPSDGPIFLKICGESACGGISNDYLSVLAKKFGAAIVSPEHRYYGKSSPFKSYTTQNLKYLSSKQALFDLAAFREFYQNWLNVKLNRTKGDNPWFVFGVSYSGALSAWFRVKFPHLTCGSLASSAVVEAIYDFTEFDRQIGESAGPQCKAALQETTRIVEQSLTTNGKAIRALFGASQLDIDGDFMYLLADAAVIAFQYGNPDKLCSPLVQAKTNGEDLVEAYAKYVKDFYLGTLGIDVDTYNQKHLKNTAVSEGSSDQLWWFQVCTEVAYFQVAPANDSIRSSKVDTRYHEDLCKNVFGDGIYPDVFATNLYYGGTKIAGSKIVFTNGSQDPWRHASKQTSSPDMPSYVISCHNCGHGTDLRGCPQWPLTLEGNSQNCSNPDAVNKVRQQIVEHIDLWLSECQETGRNYM, from the exons ATGACGCGACTTCCGATGAAGACGTCGTTTTCGTTTtcgttctcattctccttcttcttcacgATGATGCTCTGGGCGCCGCTCTCTTATGGCTTTGTGAATCCCCGAACACTTCTTCAGCTGGAGAGCTCGTCGGGAAGCGGCGGCGGCAAGCACTTGACGAaggaggagctttggttcgaTCAGACACTCGACCACTTCTCGCCGTACGACCGCCGCAAATTCCCGCAGCGATACTACGAATTTCTCGACTACTTTAGACCTTCCGACGGACCCATTTTCCTCAAAATTTGCGGAGAATCCGCGTGTGGCGGCATCTCCAACGATTATCTGAGT gtgttggctaagaagttTGGGGCAGCTATCGTTTCTCCCGAGCATCGATACTATGGAAAGAGCTCTCCTTTCAAATCTTATACGACACAGAATTTGAAATACTTGTCATCCAAGCAAGCGCTTTTCGATTTGGCGGCTTTTCGTGAGTTTTATCAG aattggttaaatgtgaagcTGAATAGAACCAAGGGTGACAATCCATGGTTCGTGTTTGGTGTTTCTTACTCGGGAGCTCTTAGTGCGTGGTTTCGTGTTAAGTTTCCGCATTTGACATGTGGAAGTCTTGCAAGTTCTGCAGTTGTGGAAGCGATTTATGATTTCACTGAATTTGACCGGCAG ATTGGTGAGTCTGCAGGTCCACAATGTAAAGCTGCACTTCAAGAAACTACTCGTATCGTTGAACAAAGTCTTACAACTAATGGAAAAGCAATAAGGGCGTTGTTTGGTGCAAGCCAG CTTGATATTGATGGTGACTTCATGTATCTTCTGGCTGATGCTGCTGTTATAGCG TTTCAGTATGGAAATCCCGATAAATTATGTTCACCTCTTGTTCAAGCAAAGACGAATGGAGAGGATTTGGTG GAAGCGTATGCCAAATACGTTAAAGATTTTTACCTTGGTACTCTTGGCATTGACGTTGATACATATAACCAGAAACACTTGAAGAACACTGCTGTTAGTGAGGGCAGTTCTGATCAGTTGTGGTGGTTCCAAGTTTGTACTGAAGTTGCATATTTTCAGGTGGCGCCTGCAAATGATAGCATCAGGTCTTCAAAAGTCGACACAAG ATACCATGAAGACCTTTGCAAAAATGTTTTTGGAGACGGCATCTATCCTGATGTTTTTGCAACAAACTTATACTATGGAGGCACAAAAATTGCAG GTTCAAAAATAGTTTTTACAAATGGCTCACAGGATCCCTGGCGTCATGCATCCAAACAAACTTCATCTCCAGATA TGCCTTCGTACGTCATCTCTTGCCATAACTGTGGCCATGGAACTGATTTGAGAGGATGCCCTCAGTGGCCTTTAACCCTTGAAG GCAATTCCCAGAACTGCAGCAACCCTGATGCAGTCAACAAAGTAAGGCAACAAATTGTTGAACACATTGACTTGTGGCTGTCGGAATGCCAAGAAACTGGTAGGAATTACATGTAA
- the LOC126605930 gene encoding PHAF1 protein At3g51130, protein MLQRPRRRCEGTAMGAIVLDLRPGLGIGPFTIGMPICEAFAQIEQEPNIYDVVHVKYYDEEPLKLDIVISFPDHGFHLRFDPWSQRLRLVEIFDIKRLQMRYATSLIGGPSTLATFVAVYALFGPTFPGIYDKDRGVYTLFYPGLSFAFPIPSQYTDCCHDREAELPLEFPDGTTPVTCRVSIYDSSTDKKVGVGSLMDKASAPPLPVGSLYMEEVHVKLGEELYFTVGGQNIPFGASPQDVWTELGRPCGIHQKQVDQMVIHSGLDTRPRTTLCGDYFYNYFTRGLDILFDGQTHKIKKFVLHTNYPGHADFNSYIKCNFVIFASDLGGSYQDVNNCKHRITPSTKWEQVKEFLGDCGRAAIQTQGSTSNPFGSTFVYGYQNAAFEVMKNGYIATVTLFQSS, encoded by the exons ATGTTGCAGAGACCTCGACGCCGCTGCGAAGGCACCGCCATGGGCGCCATCGTCCTCGATCTACGACCCGGCCTCGGAATCGGACCCTTCACCATCG GAATGCCGATATGCGAAGCATTTGCTCAGATAGAACAGGAGCCTAACATTTACGACGTTGTCCATGTGAAGTATTATGATGAG GAGCCCCTTAAGTTGGATATCgttatcagctttccagatcaTGGTTTTCATCTTCGCTTTGATCCTTGGTCACAG AGGCTACGCcttgttgaaatatttgatatAAAACGGCTTCAAATGCGCTATGCCACTTCTTTGATTGG GGGACCATCCACTCTAGCAACTTTTGTAGCTGTATATGCACTATTTGGGCCAACTTTCCCTGGAATTTATGACAAGGATAGAGGTGTCTACACTCTGTTTTACCCA GGGCTTTCCTTTGCTTTTCCAATTCCAAGCCAGTATACAGATTGCTGCCATGATAGAGAAG CGGAATTACCATTAGAGTTTCCAGATGGAACCACACCAGTGACGTGCCGCGTCTCCATATACGATAGTTCTACAGATAAAAAAGTTGGTGTGGGGTCCTTAATGGATAAGGCTTCCGCTCCTCCATTACCTGTTGGCAGCCTCTATATGGAAGAGGTGCATGTTAAG CTAGGGGAAGAGTTATACTTTACTGTTGGTGGTCAGAATATTCCTTTTGGTGCATCACCTCAG GATGTTTGGACTGAATTGGGTCGTCCTTGTGGGATACATCAAAAGCAG GTAGACCAAATGGTTATTCATTCTGGCTTGGACACGCGCCCACGGACAACTCTTTGTGGCGATTATTTCTACAATTACTTTACCCGTGGTTTGGACATTTTATTTGATGGGCAG ACTCATAAAATCAAGAAATTTGTTTTGCATACAAACTATCCTGGCCATGCAGATTTCAACTCGTACATAAAGTGCAATTTTGTCATCTTTGCTTCTGATT TAGGGGGTTCTTATCAGGATGTAAATAACTGCAAACATAGGATTACACCAAGCACAAAGTGGGAGCAAGTGAAG GAATTCCTCGGGGACTGTGGCCGAGCTGCTATCCAGACTCAAGGTTCTACAAGCAATCCGTTTGGATCTACTTTTGTATATGGTTATCAAAATGCTGCATTTGAG GTGATGAAGAATGGTTACATTGCCACTGTGACTCTTTTCCAGTCGTCGTGA